Genomic window (Gemmatimonadetes bacterium SCN 70-22):
GACCCCAACACGGGGAGCATCATGCAGGCGTATGCGCAGGCGGTGCTGCAGCGCTGGCACGGCGAGCAGGTGCAACGCACCGGCGGGGTGCGGCTCGACGTGGCCGCGCGCATGCGCTTCAACCCCACGCTGGAGAGCGTGAACCTCTTCGTCCCCGGGCTCATCGCCCTCGTGCTCACGATCGTGTCGGCGATGATGACGGCCATCTCCATCACGCGGGAAAAGGAGACCGGGACGATGGAGATGCTCCTGGTCTCGCCGCTGCGCCCCGGGGCGATCGTGGTGGGGAAGGTGGTGCCGTACGTGGTGATGGGGTTCGCCAACGTCCTCCTGGTGCTGGGGGCGGCGCGCCAGGTGTTCGGCATGCCGCTGCGTGGGAGCATCGTCCTCCTCCTGGCCGAGTCGTTCCTGTACATCATCACGGCGCTGGCGCTGGGGATCGTGATCTCGACGCGTGCCGAGACGCAGCGCACGGCGATGATCGCCGCCATGGCGGGGCTCCTCCTCCCGACGCTGATGCTGTCGGGCTTCATCTTCCCGCTCGAGTCCATGCCGGCGCCGCTGCAGCTGTTCTCGAACCTGGTCCCGGCCCGCTGGTTCCTGATCATCGTGCGCGGGATCATGGTGAAGGGGGCGGGGATCGCCACGCTGTGGCAGGAGACGCTGATCCTCGCCGTGCAGACCATCGTCCTGCTGGTCGTCGGGGCGCGACGCCTCGCCATCCGCCTCGAGTAGCCCATGCGCACCATCCTCTTCCTGATGCGGAAGGAATTCCTGCAGGTCTTCCGCGACAAGGCGACGGTCTTCCAGATCTTCTTCATCCCCGTCGCGCAGCTCCTGATCCTGACCAACGCGGCGACGTTCGACATCAAGCGGACGTCGCTGGCGGTGGTGGACGAGGATCGTACGACGGTGTCGGCGGGGCTGGTGCAGCGGCTGGAGGGGGGCGGGCGCTTCCGCGTGGTGCGCTACCAACCGACCCCGGCCGGGGTGGAGGGGGCGCTCCTCGACCGCGAGGTGACGGCGGTGCTGCGCATCCCGCACGGCTTCGAGCAGGACCTGGTGCGCGCGCGGCACGCCCCCGTCCAGCTGCAATTCAACGCCGAGGAGGGGGCGGCGGCGGGGATCGTGCAGGCGGCGGCGCTGGCGGTGCTCGGGGACTACGCCCGGGAGCTCGGGGTCACCCTCCCGCGCGGGGCGGCGGGGGCGATGGCCGTGGGGGCGCCGCTCGAGCTGCGGACGCAGGGGTGGTTCAACCCGTCGCGCAACTACAAGCACTACATGGTGCCGGCGCTCCTCGTCTCGCTCACGACCATCATCGGGTTGCTCCTGACGGCGCAGAACATCGCCCGCGAGAAGGAGCTGGGGACGCTGGACCAGCTCAACGTCACCCCCATCACCAAGGGGGCCTTCATCACCGCCAAGCTCCTCCCGTTCTGGATCCTGTCGCTGGTGATCTTCACGATCGGGATGGTGATCGGGAAGGTGGTGTTCGGGATGCCGACGCGGGGGAGCGTCCCGCTCGTCTTCTTCTCGGCGGCGGTGTACCTGGTGGTGGCGCTCGGGATCGGGCTCTGGATCTCGACCTTCACGAGCACGCAGCAGCAGACGATGTTCGTGGCCTTCTTCATCGTCCTCATCTACCTGCTGATGAGCGGGCTCTTCACCCCCGTGGACTCGATGCCGCGCTGGGCGCAGTGGATGGCCGAGGCCAACCCGGTGAAGCACTTCGTCTTCATCATGCGCGCGGTCCTCGTAAAGGGGGCAGGGTGGGAGACGATCGCCAAGCCACTGGCGATCCTGGCGGCCGGGGGGGTAGGGGTGCTGGCGCTGGCGGTGCGGCAGTACTCGAAGCAGGCGCACTGAGTCGGGAGACGGGAGTCGGGAGGCGGGAGACGGGAGTCGGGAGGGGAGGCCGAGTCGTTGACTCTCCCCGGGCGCGCGGTAGCTTTCGCCAACGCCCCCGCTTGCGCGCGGGGGCGTCTTTTTTTGTCGTGCGCCTCCCGGCCGCCCCGCCTTGCCGGGTGCGGGAGAGGTGCCCAGCCAGCCCGCTCATGTTCGACTCGAAGACACGCACCGTCGTGGTGGTCGGCGCCCAATGGGGCGACGAGGGAAAGGGGAAGCTCGTCGACGTGATCGCCGAGAAGGCCGATTGGGTCGTGCGCTACCAGGGGGGGGCGAACGCCGGGCACACGGTGCACATCGGCGACGACTCCTTCGTCCTGCACCAGATCCCGTCGGGGATCCTGCACCCCGGGGTGCGCTGCGCCATCGGGAACGGGGTCGTGTTGGACCCCGAGACACTCTTCACCGAGATCGACGAGCTGGTGAAGGACGGGATCGACGTGGAGGGGCGGCTCTATGTCTCGGACCGGGCGCACCTGGTGATGCCGTACCACAAGCTGGTGGATTCGGAGAGCCAGGCATCGAAGGCGATCGGGACGACGGGGCGCGGGATCGGCCCTTGCTACGAGGACAAGGTGGGACGCCGCGGCGTGCGAGTGATCGATCTCAAGCACATGGACCAGCTGCGCCCGCTCGTGCAGCAGGGGGTGGAGACCGCGAACATGCGGCTGGCACGCTACGGGTCGTCCAAGCGGGCCTCGGTGGACGAGACGATGGAGCGATTGGAGGCGCTGGCGCCGCGGCTCACGGCGCTGTCCGACGACCTGGGGCTGGCGCTGCACCGGGCAACGAAGTCAGGGGCGGCGATCCTCCTCGAGGGGGCGCAGGGGTCGCTCCTCGACGTGGACCATGGGACGTACCCGTTCGTGACGTCGAGCAGCACGACGGTCGGCGGGGCGGCGACCGGTGCCGGGATCTCGCCGATGGCGCTGCACGCCGCGTTAGGCGTGGTGAAGGCGTACACGACGCGCGTGGGGAACGGCCCGCTCCCCACCGAGCTCGACGAGCCGCTGGCGAGCGAGGTGCGGAAGCTGGGGAACGAGTTCGGCGCCACGACGGGGCGCCCGCGGCGCTGCGGCTGGTTCGACGCCGTAGTGGTGCGCTACGCGGTGCGGGTGAACGGGTTGACCGACCTGGCGGTGACCAAGCTGGATGTCCTCGACACGCTGGGCACGGTAGGCATCTGCACCGGCTACCGGGTGGGCGAGGTGGTATACGACGAGTTCCCGGCCGACATCACGGAGCTGGACGCGCTGCAGCCGGTGTACGAGTGGTTCCCGGGGTGGAAGCGGTCCACGGCGGACGCGCGGTCGCTGGCCGACCTTCCGCGCGAGGCCCGGGCCTACCTGGACCGCATCGAGGCGCTGGTGGACGCGCCGATTCGCTTCGTCTCGGTGGGGACGCGCCGCGACCAGATCATCGAGACGACGGCCGCGGAGCGCTGAGCGATGCCGGCGGCGGAACGGCACCCCGACGTCGTGGTGGTGGGGGCCGGCCCCTGCGGGCTGGCGGCGGCCATCTCGCTCCAGCGGGCCGGCTTCACCTCCCTGGTGATCGATGCCGACTGCCTTGTGTCGTCGATCACCCAGTACCCGACCTACGCCACCTTCTTCTCCACCGCCGAGAAGCTGTCGTTAGGCGGGCTCCCATTCGTCATCGCCGAGGCCAAGCCCACGCGGCGCGACGCGCTCACGTACTACCGGGCGGTGGTGAAGCACTTCGGGCTCACGGTGCGACAGTACGAGCGCGTGGAGGCGATCACCGGAGCGGCACCGGCGTTCGTCGTGCACACGCGCCGGCGGAACGGCGAGACGCGCGAGGTGCCCTGCCGCGCCGTCGTCGTCGCCACCGGCTACTGGGGGTCGCCCAACCGGCTCGGCATCCCGGGCGAGGATCTCCCGCACGTGACGCACGCCTACCGCGAAGGGCACGTCGCCTTCCAGCAGGCGGCCGTGGTGGTGGGGGGCGGCAACTCGGCGGCCGAGGCGGCGCTCGACCTCTGGCGCGCCGGCGCCCGGGTGACTCTGGTGCACTTCGGCCCCACCTTCGACAAGAAGATCAAGCCCTGGATCCTCCCCGACCTCGAGAACCGGATCGCCGAAGGGGCGATCCGGGCGCAGTGGAACTCCCGGGTCACGGCCATCCGGGGCGACGACGTGCAGGTGGTGAACGCCGCTGGGGAGGGCGCGACCGTCCCGGCCGAGCATGTCTTCCTCCTGACCGGTTTCGCCCCCAATGTGGAGCTCCTGCGCTCGGCGGGGGTCCCGATCGACCCGGCCACGGGGATTCCGGCGCACGATCCGGCGACGCTGGAGACGACGGTCCCCGGGCTCTTCATTGCCGGGGTGGTGACGGCGGGGTACGACGCGAACAAGGTCTTCATCGAGAACGGGCGGTACCATGGGGACTTCATCGCGGCGCGGCTGCGCGGAGCGGCACCGCCGGCGGCGCCAGTGCTGAGCCGGGAGTTGGACTCCTGAGACGGGGGACGGGGGATGGGAGGTGGGAGGTGGAGGTTGGGACACCGATTGCTCCTTTCCGAGGGTGACATGAGCGATTGCAGCCGGCGGAAGTTTCTCGTGGATGGCGTGTCGTGCGCGGCGCACCTGGCGCTGGCGGCGAGCCTGGCACCGGCGGCGACGCGCGCGCTGTGGGCGCAGGGACGGGGCGGGCGCGTGGTGGCGACCGAACCGTTCGGGCGGCTGGAGGAGGTGGCGAATGGCGTGTGGGCGCTCATCTCCACGCCGCTCACCGGGGAGCGCACCACGGTCTGCAATGGCGGGGTGATCGCCGGGCGCACGGGGGTGGTGGCGATCGAGGGGTTCATGACCCCGGAGGGGGCAAGGTGGCTGGGGGAGCGATCACGCGCGCTGACCGGGCGCTGGCCCACCCACGCGGTCATCTCCCACTACCACGCCGACCACAGCAACGGGGTGGCCGGGTATCGCGACGGCGACCGGCTCCCGGTGGTGCACGCGACGGCCGAGTCGCGCCAGGCGGCGCTGGCCCGCAACCTCCCGGTCGACGAGGCGCGGCGCGCGGCACTGTCGGGCGGCGTGGCACCCGACGAATCGGCGGCGTGGACGATCGACCTCGGCGACCGCCAGGTGCAGCTCGTGCGGCGGCGCGGGCACACGGCGAGCGACGTCTCGGTGGAGATCGACGAGCCCTCGGTGGTCTTCACGGGCGACCTCGTCTGGAACGCGATGTTCCCGAACTACGTGGACGCGACGCCGAGCGCCCTGGCGCAGGCGAGCCAGGCGCTGCGGCGCGCGCGGACGACCACCTACGTCCCGGGGCACGGTCCGGTGGCCACTGATGCCGACGTGGGGCGCTACCTGGCGATGCTGGGCGAGGTGGAGCGCGCGGCACGCGCGGCGCATGCGCGCGGGACGCCGGCCGCCGAGGCGGGGGGCGCATTCACGCTGTCTCCGTCGTTAGGCGAGTGGGCCCTGTTCAACAAGGTGTTCTTCGAGCGCGCGTTCGCGGCCTGGTACCGCGAACTGGGTGGGGACGACGGGGGGACGCGGTAGCACCGCCGCGGTAGCACCGCCGCGGGGGACCGCCCGGGGAGGCGCGGCTGCCGCCGGTGGGGGGACGGCAGGGCGCCGGCTACCGGGGCGGGGGACGACCACCTCCCACCGGCGCCCAGAGGGGCGGGCGTCGCCCCCACGGGAGGCGGGTCGGCGTGCTGCAGTCCGGGGATGCGATTCGTTAGCTTGCAGCGGCGCCCGGCGCGAGCGCCCGCGACGCCGCCCTCCCCAGTCCCGTCTCCGGTCACCGTTCCGTATGCCCCACCCCGACGTCATGGACAAACTCGTGTCGCTGTCCAAGCGACGCGGCTTCATCTTCCAGTCCTCCGAGATCTATGGGGGGACGGGGTCCGTGTGGGACTACGGCCCGTTAGGCGTCGAGCTCAAGAAGAACCTGAAGGACCGCTGGTGGCACGCGATGGTGCGCGCCCGCAGCGACATCGAGGGGCTGGACGCGGCAATCCTGATGAATCCGCGCGTCTGGGAGGCGTCGGGGCACGTGGCGGGCTTCACCGACCCCCTCGTCGACTGCAAGGCGTGCAAGGCGCGCTTCCGGGCCGACAAGCTCGAGGATGCGCGCTGCCCGCGGAAGCCGAGCAAGCACCCGGGGGAGCACACGGACTGCCAGCTCACCGAGCCGCGCCTCTTCAACCTCATGTTCAAGACGTTCATGGGGGCGGTGGAGGATTCGGCGGCCGTGGTCTACCTGCGGCCGGAGACGGCGCAGGGGATCTACGTCAACTTCCTGAACGTGCAGCAGGCGTCGCGACAGCGCGTCCCCTTCGGCATCGCCCAGATCGGGAAGGCGTTCCGCAACGAGATCACCCCGGGGAACTTCATCTTCCGCACCCGCGAGTTCGAGCAGATGGAGATGCAGTTCTTCGTCGACCCGGAGTCGGACCACATGCAGTGGTTCGAGTACTGGAAGGCGCAGCGCATGGCCTGGCACCAGTCGTTGGGGCTGCGCGAGGACCGGCTCCTCTTCCACCAGCACACGCCGGGGGAGCTGGCGCACTATGCGCGCGCCGCCTTCGACATCCAGTTCGACTTCGGGGGGACGCTCGGCTTCCAGGAGATCGAGGGGGTGCACCATCGCGGGGACTTCGACCTGGCGCGCCATCAGGAGCACTCCGGCAAGCGCCTCGAGTACGTGGACCAGGCGAGCAACCGCCGCTACGTCCCGTTCGTCGTCGAGACGTCGGTGGGAGCCGATCGCACGACGCTCGCCGTGCTCGTCAACGGCTATCGCGAGGAGGCGGTCGCGGGCGAGGAGGAGGGGCGCGTAGTGCTCGGATTGCACCCGTCGCTCGCCCCCATCAAGGCCGGCGTCTTCCCGCTCACCAAGAAGGACGGCATGCCCGAGTTCGCCGACAAGCTGGCGAACGAACTGCGCCCGCACTTCCCCGTCTTCCTCGACGAGAGCGGGGCGATCGGGCGGCGCTACCGCCGGCAGGACGAGATCGGGACGCCGTTCTGCGTCACCATCGACGGCCAGACGATGACCGACGGGACGGTGACCGTGCGCGACCGCGACACGCTGGCGCAGGAGCGTATCGCGGCGAACGCGGTCCGCGAGTACATCAGCAGCCGCATCGCCATCGGCTAGCCACGCCGCCGCCGGGGGGCGCCCCGGTCGCGACGCCGCGGGGGCGCGGGTCCATTTCGCACCACCGGCGGTCCACATCGTCACCCCGCTCCACCCGCGCTCGAGGCTCCACGAGAGACTACGGTCATTCCGACCACCTCTCCTGGAGCCTTCTGCATGCGCGCGCGCATCGTCCTGATCGTGACGACCTGCATCATCGCCAGTTGCAACATCGTCGTCCCGGTTCGTGTCACCATCGCCCAGGCGTCGGCGGGAGGGCGGCCGCCGGTGGCGCTCGCCGAACCGGGTTCGCGCGTCGCAAGGGTTGCCCCTCCGACATCCAGCGCGGCCCCCGCGCCCCGGTCGCTTCGGGTCGCGCGAGTGGCGACCCCGATTCGCATCGACGGCCGCCTCGACGATCCGGCGTGGCTCGAGGCGGTCCCCCAGCGGGACTTCAAGCAGATCGAGCCGCGACAGGGGAGTGAGGCGCGCTTCGATACCGAGGTCAGGCTCGCCCAGGACGACCGGTTCCTGTACGTCGCGATGCGCGCCTTCGACTCCGCCGGGCGCGATTCCCTCCGCGCGCGAGACCTGAAGCGCGACTTCTACTGGGGACGCAGCGATTCCATGGGGCTCACCATCGATGGCGTGGGCGACCGGCGATCGATCCTTGCCTTCGGCGTCTCGGCGTTCGGGGCACAGTGGGACGCGCAGGTCACCGATGGGGGGCTGATCGACAACGACTGGGACGGCGTCTGGCAGGCACGGACGAGCACCGACTCCGCGGGGTGGACGGCGGAGTTCGCCCTTCCATGGTCGACGCTGCGATACACGGACGGGGGGGGCGACTGGCGCATCAACTTCACGCGCGAGTCGCCGCGCATCGGCGAGACGACCGCGTGGTCGGAGTATCCGCGCAACTTCGGCCCCTTCCGCATGGAGTACGCGGCCATCACCGAGGGGATCCGGCCGCCGAGCGCCACATCGCCGGTCATCGTGCGCCCGTACGTGGTGGCGGCGCAGCGCATGGTTGGGGCACGCGATGACCGCACGAGTGCGGGGGGCGAGGTGAAGTGGCAGCCGAATGCGAGCGCGGTCATCGACCTCACCGTGAACACCGACTTCGCCGCCGCCGACGTCGACCGCCAGGTGGTGAACCTCACGCGCTTCAACGCCTTCTTCCCCGAGCGGCGCCCATTCTTCCTCGAGCATCGCGGGTTGTTCACCGTGGGGGCGCCGGAGCGCATCCTCCCGTTCTTCACCCGAAGTGTCGGGCTCACGGAGAACGGTTCACCGCTCCCCGTCGATGGCGGTGTTCGGGCGGTGTACCATGGTGCCGAGTGGAGCGGCGCCGCACTCGCCATCCGGCAGGGAGAGGCCGGGACGACACCGTCGGCGACCCTTGGCGTTGTGCGTGCGCAACGGACCTTTGGCCGGCGGCTGCGCATCGGCGCCCTGGCGGTGGAGCGATGGAGCGACGCGACGTCGGCGACGCCCGGCGCCGCGGGCGCGACGCTCGCCATCGACGCCTTTGCGCGGCCGAGCGCCGCCGTCACGCTGAGCGCGATGGCGTCGCGCGCCGAGGGGGGGAGCGCGGGCGGCGACGGCTTCGCCTGGTGGGGCGAGGCAGCGCGCTCGTCACGCGGGGTGGAGGCGGTGACGGCGATCGAGTACGTAGGGAAGAACTACACGCCGGTTGCAGGCTTCGTGGCGCGCGGCGACCTCGTACGGAACGCCTCGCGGGTCACCCTCGACTGGCGCCCCCGCTGGCGCCCGGCCGCGATCCGCGGCTTCCGCCCCTCGCTCTCGGAAAACGTCTCGTGGCGGGCGAGCGATCGTCGCTTCCAGGAGGCGCAGGTGACGGCGCGTCTCTTCGGGGCCGACTTCATGGACCGGGGGCGGGCCTTTCTCGACGTCATCGGGGAATGGCAGGCGCTCGACCGCCCGTTTGCCGTGGTCCCCGGTGTCACGGTGGCGCCGGGCGATTACTCCGGCGCCCGCGTGTCGGCCGAGTACCAGTCGAGCTATGCGCGGGCGCTTGCCGTGAGCGTGAACGGCGTGGCGGGGCGCTACTTCGACGGGCAGCTGCGGAGCGCGACGACGCGGCTGTCCTGGGCGCCGCGCCCGCACGTGACGGTCGACGCGGCGCACACGATGGCGGCCTTCGACGGCGTCGGGGGGCGCGAGGGGAGGTATGTGACGCACCTGCTGGCCCCTGAGGTGCGTCTGGCAGCGACGCCGCGGTTGCAGCTTGCGTTGTTCTACCAGCACAACACGGCGGTGCGGCAGGGGGCGCTGAATGCGCGCTTCGTGTGGGAGTATGCCCCCCTCTCGACGGTGGCCATCGTCTACAATTCGCGCGCGGCGCTCCCCGACCGGAGCGGCGGGCTGGTGCCGGCGGCGGCGCGTGACGGGCAGTTGGTGATGAAGCTGTCGTGGACGCGCCTTCCGTAGGGCGCCGGATGCGGCAGGCGCATGGACAGCGTGGGGGGCGGTTCGCAGCTTTCGGATAACGGCAGCATTCCTCGACGGCTCCCCACGCTTCCATGACCCCATTGCCCGCGGTGTCCGCCACGATCGGTGCGCCCTCTGGCGCGCCGGAGGGTGCGACCGACCTCGCGACCGACCTCGCGACCGACCTCGCGACCGAGGGCGCGACCGACGTCGCGACTGGCGTCGCGTCCGCCGACGCGCGGCGGCGCGATCGCCTCGTGGTGGTTGGGGGGACCATCGCCCTCACCACCTTCTTCGCCCTGCTCTACGCGCTGCGCGCGGGGATCACGGCGCTCGACCGCGGGGAGTCCGTGGCGTGGGGGCGACAGATCGGCACGTCGCTGGCGATCTGGTGGGCCTGCCTCCCGCTGGTCCCGGTCATGGCCTGGCTGGTCCGCGTGGCGCCGGTGGCGCGCCGGCACTGGCTGCGCAACGCCCTGATCCTCGGCGCGGGGATGTTGCTCCTGGCGGCGGTGCGGCAGTACGCCATGGCCCCGGTGGTGGCGATGCTCATCGGCGTCCCGGAGAGTCCGGGGAGCGACGTGGCGCGGATGCTCAGCTATTTCGCGACCTTCTTCATTGTCGCCGGGCTGCTGCACGCGGTGCACTTCTACACCGGGCTTCGCGCCCGCGAGGTCGAGGCGGCGCGGCTCGCCCAGTCGCTGGCCGAAGCCCGGCTGGCCACCCTCCGCGCCCAGCTGCAGCCGCATTTCCTGTTCAACACCCTGAACGCGATCACCGCGCTCGTGCACCACGAGCCGTACACGGCCGACCGGATGCTCACGCGGCTGGCGACGCTGCTGCGCTCGGCGCTGCGCGCCCCCGCGGGCGAGGAGCACGCGCTACGCGACGAACTCGAGGTGCTGGACCAGTACCTGGAGCTGATGGCGATGCGCTTCGGCGACCGCCTGGCGGTGGAACGGGTCATCGACCCGGCGGTCCTCGACGCGGCGGTCCCCTGGATGGTGCTGCAGCCGCTGGTGGAGAACGCGCTGGAGCATGGACTGGGCGAGCGGTCCGGTGCCGGGCGGGTGCGGATCGAGGCGGTGCGCGACGGGCAGCGATTGCGGCTGACGGTGGAGGACGACGGGGTCGGCCTGGCCGAGGGGGCGCGCGCGTACGGGGGCGACGAGGCGGAGGGCGACGGGACGGACTCCACGAACGCCACGAACGCCACGAACGCCACGGACGGCGTGGCGGCGAACGGCGACGGGCGCGGCATCGGCGTCCGCAACACGCGCCGGCGCCTGCGGCAACTCCACGGCGCGGCCGGGACGCTCGTCCTCGAGCCGGGGCCGGCCGGGGGGACACGGGCCGTGGTACACCTGCCGTTGCGCACCCTCGATCCGCGTGCCACGGGGGCGCATGCCTGACCCGTCGCGCCGGGAAGAGGCAAGGCGCCGCCCGCTGGGGGCACGCCGCTGGTCGGTGCTCGTCGCCGACGACGAGCCGCTCGCCCGCCTCCGCCTGCGGACGTTGCTCGACCACCATCCCGCGTTCGAAATCGTCGCGGAGTGTGCCGACGGCGGCGAGGTGCTCGATGCCCTGCAGGTGCAACACGTCGACGTCCTCTTCCTCGACGTGCGCATGCCCGAGCTCGACGGCGTGGCCGTCGGCGAGGCGCTCGCGGCCGACGCCGAGGCGGGAGCGTCGCTGCCGTCGATCGTCTTCGTGACCGCCTTCGATTCGCATGCCGTACGGGCCTTCGACCTCGGGGCCATCGACTTCCTGGTGAAGCCGGTGGACATCGACCGATTCGACCGGACGATCGCGCGACTCGAGGGGCGGCTCTCGACGGCGGGGAAGGGGGGCGAGCCGGCCGACGGCGGCGAGCTGCGAGCCGCGCTCGAGGCACTCGCCGAGCTGCGCCCGAGGCCGCGCTTCCCGGCGCGCTTTCCCGTTCGCGACGCCAGGGGGGTCTACTTCGTGGCGGCGGGTGACATCGAACGCGTGGAGGCGGAGGGGAACTACGTCGCGTTATGCACCCCCGGTCGCCGCCACCTGGTGCGGGAGTCGATGCGCGGCATCGAGGCGCGGCTCGACCCCGACCGCTTCGTGCGCGTGCACCGCTCGGCGATCGTCGCCATCGATCGCATCAGGCGCATCGAGCCGTGGGGGCATGGCGAGTACGTCATCACCATGGCCGACGGGACCAAGCTGACCTCGAGCCGCACCAACAGCGAGCGACTGCAGGAGCTGATGCGCTAGTCGGCGGACACGCGATGGGACGAGAAGACGATGGGAGGAGAAGACGAGAAGACGAGAAGACGAGAAGACGAGTCCATGCCTAACGCCTCGGGGCACGCTCCCGCAGGTAGACCGCCACCGCCTCGGTCCGGTTCCCGACGTTGAGCTTCGTGTACAGGTTCTGCAGGTGGAACTTCACCGTGTTCTCGCTCACGCGCAGGCGGCGGGCGATCTCGGCGTTGGTGGCCCCCTCGGCGAGGAGGGCCAGTACCGACTCCTCGCGCTCCGTCAGCTGCCGCGGGTCCGACGAGGTCGGCTTCCCCAGGAGCCATCGCCGGGCGGCGATCGGGAAGACGAGCTGCCCCCGCGAGACCTGGCGGATGGCGTCGACCGTGTTGCGCGGCGGGTCGGTCTTGAGTGCATAGCCGTCGGCACCGCCGTCGAGGGCCGCCCGCATCGACGTCCCGTCGCCATACGCCGAGAGGACGAGGACGCGCACCGGTATCCGCTCGGCGCGGATGCGCTCGAGGCAGGCGAGCCCGCT
Coding sequences:
- a CDS encoding adenylosuccinate synthase, which translates into the protein MFDSKTRTVVVVGAQWGDEGKGKLVDVIAEKADWVVRYQGGANAGHTVHIGDDSFVLHQIPSGILHPGVRCAIGNGVVLDPETLFTEIDELVKDGIDVEGRLYVSDRAHLVMPYHKLVDSESQASKAIGTTGRGIGPCYEDKVGRRGVRVIDLKHMDQLRPLVQQGVETANMRLARYGSSKRASVDETMERLEALAPRLTALSDDLGLALHRATKSGAAILLEGAQGSLLDVDHGTYPFVTSSSTTVGGAATGAGISPMALHAALGVVKAYTTRVGNGPLPTELDEPLASEVRKLGNEFGATTGRPRRCGWFDAVVVRYAVRVNGLTDLAVTKLDVLDTLGTVGICTGYRVGEVVYDEFPADITELDALQPVYEWFPGWKRSTADARSLADLPREARAYLDRIEALVDAPIRFVSVGTRRDQIIETTAAER
- a CDS encoding glycine--tRNA ligase, which codes for MPHPDVMDKLVSLSKRRGFIFQSSEIYGGTGSVWDYGPLGVELKKNLKDRWWHAMVRARSDIEGLDAAILMNPRVWEASGHVAGFTDPLVDCKACKARFRADKLEDARCPRKPSKHPGEHTDCQLTEPRLFNLMFKTFMGAVEDSAAVVYLRPETAQGIYVNFLNVQQASRQRVPFGIAQIGKAFRNEITPGNFIFRTREFEQMEMQFFVDPESDHMQWFEYWKAQRMAWHQSLGLREDRLLFHQHTPGELAHYARAAFDIQFDFGGTLGFQEIEGVHHRGDFDLARHQEHSGKRLEYVDQASNRRYVPFVVETSVGADRTTLAVLVNGYREEAVAGEEEGRVVLGLHPSLAPIKAGVFPLTKKDGMPEFADKLANELRPHFPVFLDESGAIGRRYRRQDEIGTPFCVTIDGQTMTDGTVTVRDRDTLAQERIAANAVREYISSRIAIG
- a CDS encoding multidrug ABC transporter permease → MKSFLGFVRKEAFHILRDRQTFWILLLMPLVQVLLFGFAVRTDVYDIRLVIVDPAPGPASRALVERFNASPRFRLMGVYPSIAPLDEGFRDGTFRQAIVLPGDLERALVGRAPVPVELVTDAADPNTGSIMQAYAQAVLQRWHGEQVQRTGGVRLDVAARMRFNPTLESVNLFVPGLIALVLTIVSAMMTAISITREKETGTMEMLLVSPLRPGAIVVGKVVPYVVMGFANVLLVLGAARQVFGMPLRGSIVLLLAESFLYIITALALGIVISTRAETQRTAMIAAMAGLLLPTLMLSGFIFPLESMPAPLQLFSNLVPARWFLIIVRGIMVKGAGIATLWQETLILAVQTIVLLVVGARRLAIRLE
- a CDS encoding DNA-binding response regulator, with product MNPRLRVVLADDHALVLEGLRSLLDAQPDMQVVGAATDGALVMDLIRAHKPDVVVLDLEMGTMSGLACLERIRAERIPVRVLVLSAYGDGTSMRAALDGGADGYALKTDPPRNTVDAIRQVSRGQLVFPIAARRWLLGKPTSSDPRQLTEREESVLALLAEGATNAEIARRLRVSENTVKFHLQNLYTKLNVGNRTEAVAVYLRERAPRR